The Cardiocondyla obscurior isolate alpha-2009 linkage group LG22, Cobs3.1, whole genome shotgun sequence genome includes a region encoding these proteins:
- the LOC139111019 gene encoding uncharacterized protein: MQSSCTDCTDEAVDCLGRCINILSQAELDEITENVHRALIHPKGNELFANYLSQFPDSLECLNIYNICSEYLAQEPNQPIRGNVLEESQSLESLITKVKTVRETALTVTATDLQLMKQFNEALKIQTREALLDVLQNAKEYYQNCLRKMHERFRDYILQNRNQRALLDIHANETVPYR; this comes from the exons ATGCAGTCTTCATGTACAGATTGTACAGATGAAGCAGTCGACTGCTTGGGAAGATGTATAAACATTTTGTCACAGGCAGAATTAGATGAAATTACTGAGAATGTACATAGAGCTTTAATTCATCCAAAGGGCAATGAACTATTTGCAAACTACCTCTCACAGTTTCCCGATAGTCTAGAATGTTTGAATATCTATAACATTTGTTCAGAATACCTTGCTCAGGAGCCGAATCAACC GATTCGCGGAAATGTATTGGAAGAATCTCAATCACTAGAATCTCTTATCACGAAAGTGAAAACAGTAAGAGAGACTGCCTTAACTGTTACTGCAACAGATCTCCAACTCATGAAGCAATTCAATGAAGCCTTGAAGATACAAACCAGAGAAGCATTACTTGATGTATTACAAAATGCCAAAGAATACTATCAAAATTGTTTGCGAAAAATGCATGAACGTTTTagagattatattttacaaaatagaaATCAACGGGC GTTACTAGATATACACGCGAATGAAACAGTTCCTTATCGATAA
- the LOC139111010 gene encoding protein scabrous, with amino-acid sequence MADLRLLLLSAMITVCTLIAGTRADEDLNSTIKLLQEQVSALLDHRQEDYNALEESLKQAMEKNTELIVLRNEVKLLRKEVNALRGGSGNEAKNERLRVRWLGSAVTELQTEVAEVLRTRNASEELAERSRMRSELTLLKGDVAEVGRSVRDLGGRITKIEATLGTIRLDIAATKERASLLSRTCADVSSQLSTVQIELKSLKCEPTIPDQRQDPQKMEHHNKPNIFRNEVSNVHEIASARRHSYSRILAHRSHLEERLRNVERKISVVARKRAMVEKRVVYEDREHLEKRMRSLELAQTELTKKVFNASRDLVSMNELDESVVRLYDSVRLLEEAVYTNRSEVKRELAKLEINAARKAAELSLTREELSNLRRAVQALSVSASQLQEKSDVQRKSLDALNETLSQLDLSQNLAKAKNVTHELEQVEDQYRLMVDSLPGNCEERDGLTLLAPGPGAPLLASCRAGWIVVARRIDGAIDFDRTWNEYSVGFGSPVSEFWIGNEALHRLTRDNCSRLRVDLTDTYGVHWHAEYEHFTIDSEETGYRLHVSGYSGNATDALSYQDGMAFSAKDRDMDISTTDCAANYRGGWWFSHCQHANLNGRYSLGLTWYQSATNEWMAVTSSEMSVQRKQDC; translated from the exons ATGGCAGATCTACGGCTGCTACTGCTATCAGCGATGATTACCGTGTGCACGTTGATTGCCGGCACGCGTGCAGATGAAGATCTCAATAGCACGATCAAGCTATTGCAGGAGCAAGTGAGCGCGTTGCTGGATCATCGGCAGGAGGATTATAACGCCTTGGAGGAGAGTCTGAAACAAGCAATGGAAAAGAATACGGAACTCATCGTCCTTAGAAACGAAGTAAAGCTGCTGAG GAAGGAAGTGAATGCTCTTCGGGGCGGAAGCGGCAACGAGGCGAAGAACGAGCGATTGAGGGTGCGATGGCTAGGCAGCGCCGTGACGGAGTTGCAGACCGAGGTCGCCGAGGTGCTCAGAACCCGGAACGCCAGTGAGGAGCTTGCCGAGCGCTCGAGGATGAGAAGCGAGTTGACCCTTCTAAAGGGTGACGTCGCCGAAGTCGGTAGGAGTGTACGCGACCTTGGCGGAAGGATCACGAAGATCGAAGCCACCCTTGGTACCATTAGGCTCGACATTGCCGCGACCAAAGAGCGCGCCAGCCTTCTGTCTCGTACCTGCGCGGATGTCAGCAGTCAG ttAAGTACGGTGCAGATCGAGCTGAAGTCTCTGAAATGCGAGCCCACGATACCCGATCAACGACAAGATCCGCAGAAAATGGAACACCACAATAAGCCCAATATCTTTCGCAATGAAGTGAGTAACGTGCACGAAATTGCGTCAGCCCGAAGGCACAGCTACTCTCGCATCTTGGCCCATCGTTCTCACCTCGAGGAACGTCTACGTAACGTCGAGCGAAAGATTTCCGTGGTAGCACGGAAGCGAGCGATGGTTGAGAAGCGGGTGGTATACGAAGACCGTGAGCATCTTGAAAAACGGATGAGAAGTCTTGAACTAGCGCAGACAGAGCTCACGAAGAAAGTATTCAATGCTAGTCGAGATCTGGTATCGATGAACGAGCTAGACGAGTCAGTAGTGCGACTATATGACTCGGTTCGTCTGCTCGAGGAAGCTGTTTACACCAATCGTTCCGAAGTGAAGCGAGAGCTGGCGAAACTGGAGATAAATGCGGCGCGGAAAGCTGCCGAGCTATCGTTGACCAGAGAAGAGCTTAGTAATCTTCGACGGGCGGTACAGGCATTGAGCGTAAGCGCGTCGCAGCTGCAAGAAAAGAGCGACGTACAGCGGAAGAGTTTGGACGCTTTAAATGAGACACTTAGTCAACTAGATCTTTCTCAGAATCTAGCCAAGGCAAAGAACGTTACGCACGAATTAGAACAGGTGGAAGATCAGTATCGTCTCATGGTAGATTCTCTCCCGGGAAACTGCGAGGAACGCGATGGTTTGACTTTGCTAGCACCTGGTCCTGGAGCACCCTTGTTGGCTTCTTGTCGCGCCGGCTGGATCGTTGTAGCACGTAGAATTGACGGAGCAATTGATTTTGATCGCACCTGGAACGAATATTCAGTTGGTTTCGGTTCGCCAGTCAGTGAATTCTGGATAGGCAACGAGGCGCTACATCGACTTACTCGCGATAACTGCAGCAGACTGCGGGTTGATTTGACTGATACTTACGGCGTACATTGGCACGCCGAGTATGAACACTTTACGATTGATTCCGAGGAGACTGGTTATCGGCTACACGTGTCCGGTTATTCGGGCAACGCAACTGACGCATTATCCTATCAAGACGGTATGGCATTCAGTGCTAAGGACCGCGACATGGATATCAGCACCACCGATTGCGCAGCTAATTATCGGGGCGGATGGTGGTTCAGTCATTGTCAACATGCTAATCTCAATGGAAGATATTCCTTAGGTTTGACGTGGTACCAATCAGCGACCAACGAATGGATGGCAGTTACATCTTCAGAGATGTCGGTGCAACGGAAGCAAGACTGTTAA
- the Creg gene encoding protein CREG1, with protein sequence MMLRFVSIIVLCVLLSDASKLYDGTNSGYWNNVESRKTKEFLATGLDDQDNRQNRVQLSQNLPPALMARFVVNQAEWAAVATISTRKDVQTFPVANLVSIADGPAGNGTGIPYMYLTPLDYTAQDLAKDHRATLLVSLAQGNYCKDKEYDPMDPRCVRVMLTGKITPLKNNTAEHDVAKKLFFGRHPKLENMPINHKFFFAELKIAAIALLDTFGGPKYISPDDYLNPPSFYNFLRHARIASPFVSKPLV encoded by the exons ATGATGTTGCGATTTGTGAGCATCATCGTTCTCTGCGTCCTGTTGAGTGACGCTAGTAAACTCTACGATGGCACGAACTCTGGATATTGGAATAACGTCGAGTCGAGGAAGACAAAGGAATTTCTAGCGACTGGACTCGATGATCAGGATAATCGACAAAACCGTGTCCAGCTCTCACAGAATCTACCGCCAGCCTTAATGGCCAGATTCGTCGTTAATCAAGCTG AATGGGCAGCTGTAGCGACGATAAGCACAAGGAAGGATGTTCAAACCTTTCCCGTTGCAAATTTAGTCTCCATCGCCGACGGGCCTGCTGGAAACGGTACTGGAATACCATATATGTACCTCACACCTCTCGATTATACCGCTCAAGATCTCGCT aaagACCATCGCGCGACTCTCTTAGTGTCACTGGCTCAAGGCAACTATTGCAAGGACAAAGAATATGATCCGATGGACCCACGATGTGTAAGAGTCATGCTAACTGGCAAGATTACACCa CTAAAAAACAATACTGCAGAGCATGATGTTGCAAAGAAGTTATTCTTTGGTCGTCACCCAAAATTGGAAAACATGCCTATAA ATCACAAATTCTTTTTCGCCGAGTTGAAGATAGCGGCAATTGCATTATTGGATACTTTTGGTGGACCGAAATACATTTCCCCTGATGATTATTTGAATCCACCGTCCTTCTACAATTTTCTGCGACATGCAAGAATCGCATCTCCGTTTGTCTCTAAACCACTcgtttaa
- the LOC139111022 gene encoding uncharacterized protein, which produces MINVTRIGKLEEKYITTIDQIRDTVQKLEESLKCSRDLESAQSLKYSALKSRDKILTDDLKKIKKRNKQMLNLFRQSVTDVQLGSLDILPETLKRQVQKTWHQKYDALLSQNEQLKKQIIAIDHVTKQRKKEIDILQHRLFIAESVINPKKSIEKICKRCWILTNKS; this is translated from the exons ATGATTAATGTAACACGCATAGGAAAGCTTGAGGAAAAATATATCACAACAATTGACCAAATCCGCGATACCGTccaaaaattagaagaaagCTTAAAATGTTCACGAGATTTGGAATCTGCTCAATCTTTGAAATATTCTGCTTTAAAATCTCGCGACAAGATTTTAACGGACGACCTCAAGAAGAttaaaaagcgaaataaaCAGATgctaa atttgttTCGACAAAGCGTCACAGACGTTCAGCTCGGTTCTCTTGATATATTGCCGGAGACTCTGAAAAGACAAGTGCAAAAGACATGGCACCAAAA ATACGATGCTCTGTTATCACAAAACGAgcaattaaagaaacaaatcATTGCTATAGATCATGTGAcgaagcaaagaaaaaaagag ATTGATATCTTGCAACACAGATTATTCATCGCAGAAAGTGTCATAAATCCTAAGAAAAGCATTGAAAAGATTTGTAAAAGATGTTGGATTTTAACgaataaatcttaa
- the Secp43 gene encoding tRNA selenocysteine 1-associated protein 1: MSGPMVLCQLWMGGLEPYMTESFIMNAFHKMGEQPQTVKVMRNRYTGEPAGYCFVHFPTDEMALDAMHKLNGKVIPGSNPPVRFRLNHASTTGKPAAEREFSIWVGDLSTDVDDYSLYRAFAAKYNSIRTAKVILDSSGFSKGYGFVRFANEEEQKNSLITMNGYRGLGTKSLKICNAVPRPWNKMSGSTPPQSASEYPASNMNSEAYNYYDTSSYWNSYSAWQQGYYESEPTSDAYNSYVSDQKPEEDELELIEHSIPIDIDKVNRETIEQDYNLWDALESSKWIPCDTIELCY; this comes from the exons ATGTCTGGACCGATGGTGTTGTGTCAGTTGTGGATGGGAGGC cTTGAGCCATATATGACAGAAAGTTTCATTATGAATGCATTTCACAAAATGGGTGAACAGCCACAGACTGTAAAAGTTATGCGAAATCGATATACAGGTGAACCTGCAGGATATTGTTTTGTACATTTTCCAACTGATGAAATGGCACTTGATGCCATGCATAAGTTGAATGGAAAAGTGATACCTGGTTCAAATCCT cCAGTACGATTCCGGTTAAATCATGCCAGTACTACAGGAAAACCTGCTGCCGAAAGAGAATTCAGTATTTGGGTAGGGGATCTCTCCACAGATGTAGATGATTATTCCTTGTACAGGGCATTTGctgcaaaatataattcaattagAACAGCTAAAGTTATATTAGACAGCTCTGGATTCAGCAAAGGCTATGGCTTTGTTAGATTTGCAAATGAAGAAGAACAGAAAAATAGTCTGATTACTATGAATGGCTATAGAGGACTTGGAACaaaatctttgaaaatctGTAATGCAGTGCCTAGACCATGGAATAAAATGTCTGG ttcAACACCACCCCAATCAGCTTCCGAATATCCAGCATCAAACATGAATTCAGAggcgtataattattatgataCATCGTCATACTGGAATAGTTATAGCGCTTGGCAACAAGGTTACTATGAGAGTGAACCAACATCAGATGCTTACAACAGCTATGTGTCTGATCAGAAACCCGAGGAAGATGAGTTAGAATTAATTg aacattCAATTCCCATTGATATTGATAAAGTGAACAGAGAAACAATCGAAcaagattataatttatgggATGCTCTGGAAAGTTCAAAATGGATTCCATGCGATACCATAGAATTatgctattaa
- the LOC139111016 gene encoding protein crossbronx homolog isoform X2, producing MSAAKGDDSNNDNLNRQDLFRKLVPESSNGDSPLSMSVKMIDRPFVSQTNKQYTVFLQEYNILSEYKMLCFQDLKGIYVIPSASNPFLWFGVQFIRQGVYKGGVFRFTITLPSNFPVGDCPKVVFETKIFHPLINPETGELCTLWGFPEWRRNNRIWQLLQYITKIFIKLDMKMTSVNEDASHLQENNFEAFRERVKACVKESVNQVFNPPTMDDPHYITFNPYMNELHDPIKREIYETKDEEENKQLGLSWVQPGSLQPFSKPEAR from the exons ATGTCGGCGGCCaag GGTGATGATAGCAATAATGATAATCTGAATAGACAAGACTTGTTCAGGAAGCTTGTGCCAGAAAGCAGTAATGGAGATTCTCCATTGAGCATGTCTGTCAAAATGATAGATAGACCATTTGTATCACAAACTAACAAACAGTATACTGTTTTTTTGCaggaatataatattctttcaGAGTA CAAGATGTTGTGTTTCCAAGACTTGAAGGGGATTTATGTGATACCATCTGCTTCAAACCCATTTT tatgGTTTGGTGTTCAGTTCATTCGGCAGGGGGTTTACAAAGGTGGAGTTTTTAGATTTACCATTACACTGCCTTCAAACTTTCCAGTTGGAGATTGCCCA AAAGTTGTGTTTGAAACTAAAATCTTTCATCCATTAATAAATCCGGAAACTGGAGAATTGTGTACATTGTGGGGATTTCCTGAATGGAGAAGAAATAATCGAATTTggcaattattacaatatatcactaaaatatttattaaactagaCATGAAAATGACTTCGGTAAATGAGGATGCATCACATTT acaggaaaataattttgaagcTTTCCGAGAACGCGTGAAAGCTTGTGTGAAAGAAAGTGTGAATCAAGTGTTTAATCCACCTACTATGGACGATCCGcactatattacatttaatccGTATATGAATGAACTACATGATCCCATTAAACGTGAAATTTACGAGACAAAA GATGAAGAAGAGAATAAGCAATTAGGTCTGTCGTGGGTACAACCTGGTTCACTTCAGCCATTTTCAAAACCAGAAGCGAGataa
- the LOC139111016 gene encoding protein crossbronx homolog isoform X1, which produces MSAAKGDDSNNDNLNRQDLFRKLVPESSNGDSPLSMSVKMIDRPFVSQTNKQYTVFLQEYNILSEYKMLCFQDLKGIYVIPSASNPFLWFGVQFIRQGVYKGGVFRFTITLPSNFPVGDCPKVVFETKIFHPLINPETGELCTLWGFPEWRRNNRIWQLLQYITKIFIKLDMKMTSVNEDASHFNIRQENNFEAFRERVKACVKESVNQVFNPPTMDDPHYITFNPYMNELHDPIKREIYETKDEEENKQLGLSWVQPGSLQPFSKPEAR; this is translated from the exons ATGTCGGCGGCCaag GGTGATGATAGCAATAATGATAATCTGAATAGACAAGACTTGTTCAGGAAGCTTGTGCCAGAAAGCAGTAATGGAGATTCTCCATTGAGCATGTCTGTCAAAATGATAGATAGACCATTTGTATCACAAACTAACAAACAGTATACTGTTTTTTTGCaggaatataatattctttcaGAGTA CAAGATGTTGTGTTTCCAAGACTTGAAGGGGATTTATGTGATACCATCTGCTTCAAACCCATTTT tatgGTTTGGTGTTCAGTTCATTCGGCAGGGGGTTTACAAAGGTGGAGTTTTTAGATTTACCATTACACTGCCTTCAAACTTTCCAGTTGGAGATTGCCCA AAAGTTGTGTTTGAAACTAAAATCTTTCATCCATTAATAAATCCGGAAACTGGAGAATTGTGTACATTGTGGGGATTTCCTGAATGGAGAAGAAATAATCGAATTTggcaattattacaatatatcactaaaatatttattaaactagaCATGAAAATGACTTCGGTAAATGAGGATGCATCACATTT TAACATTAGacaggaaaataattttgaagcTTTCCGAGAACGCGTGAAAGCTTGTGTGAAAGAAAGTGTGAATCAAGTGTTTAATCCACCTACTATGGACGATCCGcactatattacatttaatccGTATATGAATGAACTACATGATCCCATTAAACGTGAAATTTACGAGACAAAA GATGAAGAAGAGAATAAGCAATTAGGTCTGTCGTGGGTACAACCTGGTTCACTTCAGCCATTTTCAAAACCAGAAGCGAGataa
- the Bdp1 gene encoding transcription factor TFIIIB component B'' homolog gives MRRARIKAFAAVPVRKKPLQDSVDSIDTNDTSSTEKKTEDVSNEVKYEAIKDFGRVEEQKKETPATIETSKQEKQKEIDISITDIPQLEKQKEENIDTNALNDRTVKDAKEENAKRNQNKISAKESTNKADTEELCSLLKLDSQELSAQLNSQETTCTKVKSSILPHQSVQKSISLLDVPTTIDTASPTKVIQSRPCFMRPTPRLDSGGRIRKNSIQGSGASASESEDEHSKRVASVVPTRVRNDSICSVQSNKESNINDNQTGPPKFKTSQKRRMLVSESARKLAEARREFLLKHENRTPDRSQLKMYDLIYYNPVTNPMKKISVERKQVTTPQPVEITEEEEEDDPSAMPTPQVKVGPDGQLIIDEQSLVIEQTDAKKDGEILATEATVEDDNSHGGFYKKHKRSKEWPKWETFKFYRVLNVVGTDFLLMQTLFPNRSRQEIKQKYKKEERINRPLVEKALKYHQEFDTDVLEEQLAMLQKLENIPNTSKGTSEKIKSEPSLSVFERKRKRRLVAKSIGECETLSNNQETEDFVVSTKDNELNVEINNDISNAQEQLVKESKLRKSKKRSNDEFETLDDYSSDTNAESDSSEEVYQPRPTRSGRLSNKMRRLQAPVFSIPNNIKTESLVNEKNELPSHIEVEVTEFENTSVTNKNTETSCSESIMTMIPNINQMEPGALVIVSKESAENPGNTILQVYMVASNIDSSTTVTPSAASGNEPRETL, from the exons atgCGCCGAGCGCGTATTAAGGCTTTTGCTGCTGTGCCAGTTCGGAAGAAGCCTCTACAAGATTCAGTGGATTCTATTGATACTAATGATACATCtagtacagaaaaaaaaacagaagatGTATCTAATGAAGTAAAATATGAAGCTATCAAAGATTTTGGTAGAGtagaagaacaaaaaaaagaaaccccaGCTACAATTGAAACATCTAAacaagaaaaacaaaaagaaatagatataTCCATCACTGATATACCACAATTagagaaacagaaagaagaaaatattgatACTAATGCATTAAATGATAGAACTGTTAAAGATGCCAAAGAAGAAAATGCTAAGAGGAATCAAAACAAAATCAGTGCAAAAGAATCAACTAATAAAGCAGATACTGAAGAATTATGTTCTCTACTAAAATTAGATTCTCAAGAATTAAGTGCTCAGTTAAATTCTCAAGAAACTACATGTACTAAAGTTAAATCTAGCATATTACCTCATCAGTCAGTTCAGAAAAGTATTTCATTACTAGATGTGCCTACAACAATAGATacag ctTCTCCTACAAAAGTGATACAAAGTCGCCCATGCTTTATGAGACCTACACCAAGACTAGACAGTGGCGgtagaataagaaaaaatagcATACAAGGAAGTGGAGCAAGTGCAAGTGAATCTGAGGATGAACACAGCAAAAGAGTAGCATCTGTCGTACCGACCCGTGTGCGAAATGATTCCATTTGTTCTGTGCAAAGCAATAAAGAAAGTAATATCAATGACAATCAAACTGGTCCgccaaaatttaaaacatctCAGAAAAGGCGTATGTTAGTTTCGGAATCTGCAAGGAAGCTGGCTGAAGCCAGAAGGGAGTTTTTACTAAAACACGAAAACAGAACGCCTGACAGgagtcaattaaaaatgtatgatTTGATATACTATAATCCCGTGACAAATCctatgaaaaaaatatcagtTGAACGAAAACAAGTGACCACACCACA accAGTGGAAATTacggaagaggaagaagaagatgaTCCATCGGCAATGCCTACGCCGCAGGTGAAAGTGGGTCCCGACGGTCAGTTAATAATAGACGAACAGAGTCTTGTAATAGAGCAAACAGACGCAAAAAAGGATGGAGAAATATTAGCAACCGAAGCTACTGTAGAGGATGATAATTCTCACGGCggtttttataaaaagcatAAGAGGAGCAAAGAATGGCCAAAGTGggaaacatttaaattttacagagTTCTAAATGTAGTGGGTACAGATTTTCTATTGATGCAAACGCTCTTCCCGAATAGAAGCAGacaagaaattaaacaaaaatataagaaagaggaaagaattAATCGACCATTAGTCGAGAAAGCTTTAAAATACCATCAAGAATTTGATACTGATGTGCTTGAAGAACAATTAG CAATGCTGCAAAAACTAGAAAATATTCCAAACACATCTAAGGGAACATCGGAAAAAATTAAGAGCGAACCATCTTTAAGCGTATttgaaagaaaacgaaaacgtC gaTTAGTAGCGAAAAGTATTGGGGAATGTGAGACACTGTCTAATAATCAAGAAACTGAAGATTTTGTAGTATCAACGAAAGATAATGAACtcaatgtagaaataaataacgatataaGTAATGCTCAGGAACAATTAGtgaaagaaagtaaattacGGAAGTCAAAGAAACGTTCGAATGACGAATTTGAGACACTTGACGATTACAGCTCCGATACAAATGCTGAATCGGACAGCTCTGAAGAGGTTTACCAACCCAGACCAACTAGATCTGGCAGACTGTCAAATAAAATGAGGAGGCTACAAGCGCCTGTTTTTAGTATacctaataatattaaaactgaaTCGCTTGTTAATGAAAAGAACGAGTTACCGTCGCACATAGAAGTGGAAGTtacagaatttgaaaatacaTCAGTTACAAATAAAAACACAGAAACATCTTGTTCTGAAAGTATTATGACGATGATAccaaatattaatcaaatggAGCCAGGAGCCTTGGTAATCGTTTCAAAAGAATCTGCGGAAAATCCTGGAAATACTATTTTACAAGTTTATATGGTAGCCTCAAACATCGACTCCAGCACAACAGTTACACCTAGTGCGGCGTCCGGGAATGAGCCAAGGGAAACCCTTTAA